Part of the Polyangium spumosum genome is shown below.
TGACCTCGTGCACCGTGATATTGATGGCCTGCACCACACCGGCCTCGTCCTTGATGGGCACGAAGCTCGTGACCCAGTCGCGCAACAACCCGGGGTTCTGGGGGGTCTCCATGCGGTACTCGATGTCGGTCACGGGCTCGCCCGATTCGAGCACGCGGCGAAGCTTGGACTCGATGGATTGCGCGATGTTGGGCACCATCTCCCGCAACGGGCGGCCGATGTGCGCGGCGGCGGGGGCGCCATTGATCTGGGCCAGCGTCTCGTTGATGTTCACGTATCGGAGCTCGGTGTCGAGGAGGCACATGCCCGCGGGCGACGTCTCGTAAATGCTCTGGAGCTCCGCGAGGTGGCGCTGCGCGGCTCGTTCGCTCTCCTTGAGCTTGCGGACGAGCTCGCCGCGCTCGATCACGGCGGCCACCTGATCGCTGAGCGTCTGCATGAGCCGGAGCTCGTCGTCCGTGTACCGGGTTCGCTTTCGCGTCGCGAAGGCGAGCGTGCCGAGCACGCGGCCGTGCGCGACGAGGGGATAACCTGCATAGGCCTGCGCGCCGGTCGATTTGAGCGGGTCCGCCCCGGGAAACGTGGAGTGCTGGAGGTCGTCGAGGATGAGGGCCTTGCCCGTCTGGGCGACCGTGCCGCACAGGAACTCGCCGTACTTGAGCTCGTGGTATTGTTTGCGCTGCTCGGGCGTGAGCCCCGCGCTCGACTCGAGCTCGAGCACCTGGGGCACGGCCCCCGTCATGTAATTGAAGTAGAGCTCGACGTCGAGGTCGCTCGCGAGCTCCGCGAAGATCGCCTCGAGCAGCTCCGCGGGCTCGTCGGCGAGGGCGAGGCGCCCTGCGGCCTTGGCGAGCAGGCGGAGGTGCCCGTGCTGGGCCTCCTGGGCTTCCTGCGCGCGCCTTCGTTCCGCTACCTCGTCTGCGCGGCGCGCGGCGGTCTCGGCCAGCCGCTCGGCGGTGCGCCGCCATTGCACGCCGAACGCGGTCGTCAGCCAGAGGACCACCAGGCACGACGCGCGGCCCGTGGCGTCGATCCACGGGGGGACGATGGGCGGATGCGGGGACAAAAAGAACCCGACCGCCGTGAGGCCCGTGCATACCCCGACGACGGAGAACGCCGCTGCGCGAGAGGGGAGCCACAAGGCGAGCGAGACGGGCACGACGTACACGAAGGGGACGGCGAATCCCAGCGGTATCGAGAGGTCCAGCACGAATGTCGCGAGCGCGAGCGCCGCGATGACGAGCGGGCGCAAGGCGGCGAACCCCACGCGCCAGCGCGGTCGGGCTGGCTCGTCGGCAGAGCCTGCGAAACGCGTTCGGTCCCCCGATATGCTCTTCACAGCGTGCTGGCGGCGCCTCCACCACCCGGCGCATGCCGCCCCCTTTGGGACGAAAACATGCGTGGTGCGCCGTAGCTCGTCGAGCCGTGAGGCGGGCCGGCGCGAGCCATCGCTCGTGCGGGCTCGCCCGGAGGGCCTTGGGGGATTTCCCCGAGGGGGCCCGGGATACCGCATTCCAGCG
Proteins encoded:
- a CDS encoding ATP-binding protein translates to MRPLVIAALALATFVLDLSIPLGFAVPFVYVVPVSLALWLPSRAAAFSVVGVCTGLTAVGFFLSPHPPIVPPWIDATGRASCLVVLWLTTAFGVQWRRTAERLAETAARRADEVAERRRAQEAQEAQHGHLRLLAKAAGRLALADEPAELLEAIFAELASDLDVELYFNYMTGAVPQVLELESSAGLTPEQRKQYHELKYGEFLCGTVAQTGKALILDDLQHSTFPGADPLKSTGAQAYAGYPLVAHGRVLGTLAFATRKRTRYTDDELRLMQTLSDQVAAVIERGELVRKLKESERAAQRHLAELQSIYETSPAGMCLLDTELRYVNINETLAQINGAPAAAHIGRPLREMVPNIAQSIESKLRRVLESGEPVTDIEYRMETPQNPGLLRDWVTSFVPIKDEAGVVQAINITVHEVTRLKETERALREAGLALKEADRRKDEFLAMLGHELRNPLAPIRTAVKVLDMQAAGPPEAARTLAMIERQIAHMARMIDDLLDVSRISRGKLELRKEPRDIVQLVRDVTHDYEPIVTNSGLSLSLSLPDTPRWVQGDPTRLSQIVGNLLHNAIKFTDPGGTIHVKVDGDLAKNEVVISVSDTGIGMDAAMLGRLFETFSQADRSLERSRGGLGLGLAVVKGLVELHGGAVAAHSEGPGRGATLCVRLPLSAEGALAVAPPPVPSPRRTDGPLRILVIEDSRDTADIMQNLLRLLGYRVDVAYTGPEGIAAAERLAPDVVLCDLGLPDMDGYAVAKALRKSPATAGSYLIAQTGYGSAEDRRRARDAGFDAHMTKPIDPAELERALSSVAEMRKGRPRAAPRRPVRRSA